In the genome of Falsirhodobacter halotolerans, one region contains:
- a CDS encoding ATP-dependent helicase, protein MIDDDDAFEAAVPLSRRAMAARPAPYLDDLNPAQRAAVEALDGPVLMLAGAGTGKTKALTSRIVHLLTTGRARPNEILAVTFTNKAAREMKDRVSRMLGGIEGMPWMGTFHSISVKILRRHAELVGLKSNFTILDTDDQIRLLKQLIVAANIDEKRWPARMMAGIIDGWKNRAWTPRRVPAVEAGAFNHRGTEIYEQYQDRLKNLNAVDFGDLLLHVLTIFQDHPDVLAQYQRWLPYILVDEYQDTNAAQYLWLRLLAQQHKNICCVGDDDQSIYGWRGAEVGNILRFEKDFPGAKVIRLEQNYRSTEHILGAASGVIATNAGRLGKTLWTDATGGEKVRLIGHWDGEEEARWIGEEIERLSRKGTGLDDMAILVRASHQMRAFEDRFLTIGLPYRVIGGPRFYERLEIRDAMAYFRLVISPEDDLAFERVVNTPKRGLGDKAQQTIQRTAREADVPLLEGARALLAAKGIGGKGAAQLRQFIDGIDRWHADIQRGRNHIELAEVILDESGYTAMWQNDKTPEAPGRLENLKELVKALEGFENLQGFLEHVALIMDNEQGEAEQKVSIMTLHAAKGLEFPAVFLPGWEDGLFPSQRAMDESGLKGLEEERRLAYVGITRAETLCTISFAANRRVYGQWQSALPSRFIDELPEEHVDVLTPPGLYGGGFGAAATAMDQRVASADVYNSPGWKRMQDRATSRPVNQPREARGVVIDMTAVAKFAVGDRVFNTKFGYGLVQGVEGDKLDVAFEKAGLKKVVASYVVAADQADDVPF, encoded by the coding sequence ATGATTGACGATGATGACGCGTTCGAGGCCGCCGTGCCGCTCAGCCGTCGCGCGATGGCCGCGCGGCCTGCCCCCTATCTGGACGACCTGAATCCCGCGCAGCGCGCGGCGGTGGAGGCGTTGGACGGCCCCGTCCTGATGCTGGCGGGGGCGGGGACGGGCAAGACCAAGGCCCTCACCTCGCGAATCGTTCACCTGCTGACCACGGGACGAGCGCGCCCGAACGAGATTCTGGCCGTGACCTTCACCAACAAGGCCGCGCGCGAGATGAAGGACCGCGTCAGCCGGATGCTCGGCGGGATCGAGGGGATGCCCTGGATGGGCACCTTCCATTCAATCAGCGTCAAGATCTTGCGCCGCCATGCCGAGCTGGTGGGCCTGAAATCGAATTTCACCATTCTGGACACCGACGACCAGATCCGCCTGCTGAAGCAGTTGATCGTTGCCGCGAACATCGACGAAAAGCGCTGGCCCGCGCGGATGATGGCGGGAATCATCGACGGCTGGAAGAACCGCGCCTGGACGCCGCGCCGCGTCCCCGCGGTCGAGGCGGGGGCCTTCAACCACCGTGGGACGGAAATCTATGAGCAGTATCAGGACCGGCTGAAAAATCTGAATGCCGTGGATTTCGGCGATCTGCTGCTGCATGTGCTGACGATCTTTCAGGACCATCCCGACGTGCTGGCGCAATATCAGCGCTGGCTGCCCTATATTCTGGTGGACGAATATCAGGACACCAACGCGGCGCAGTATCTGTGGCTGCGGCTTCTGGCGCAGCAGCACAAGAACATCTGCTGCGTGGGGGATGACGACCAGTCGATCTATGGCTGGCGCGGGGCCGAGGTCGGCAACATCCTTCGTTTCGAAAAGGATTTCCCCGGCGCGAAGGTCATCCGGCTGGAGCAGAACTACCGCTCCACCGAACATATCCTGGGTGCGGCCTCCGGCGTGATCGCCACCAATGCGGGGCGTCTGGGCAAGACGCTGTGGACCGATGCGACGGGCGGCGAAAAGGTGCGCCTGATCGGCCACTGGGATGGCGAGGAGGAGGCCCGCTGGATCGGTGAGGAGATCGAGCGCCTGTCCCGTAAGGGCACAGGCTTGGACGACATGGCGATTCTGGTCCGCGCGTCCCATCAGATGCGCGCGTTCGAGGATCGGTTCCTGACCATCGGTCTGCCCTATCGCGTGATCGGCGGCCCCCGATTCTATGAGCGGTTGGAGATCCGGGACGCGATGGCCTATTTCCGGCTGGTCATCTCGCCCGAGGATGATCTGGCCTTCGAGCGGGTGGTGAATACCCCCAAGCGCGGCTTGGGCGACAAGGCGCAGCAGACCATCCAGCGCACCGCGCGCGAAGCCGATGTGCCGCTGCTGGAGGGCGCGCGGGCGCTGCTTGCGGCCAAGGGGATCGGCGGGAAGGGCGCGGCGCAGCTGCGGCAATTCATCGACGGGATCGACCGTTGGCATGCCGACATTCAGCGAGGGCGCAACCATATCGAACTGGCCGAGGTGATTCTGGACGAATCCGGCTATACCGCCATGTGGCAGAACGACAAGACGCCCGAAGCGCCGGGGCGGCTGGAAAACCTCAAGGAACTGGTGAAGGCGCTGGAGGGGTTCGAGAACCTTCAGGGCTTCCTCGAACACGTCGCGCTGATCATGGACAACGAACAGGGAGAGGCGGAGCAGAAGGTGTCGATCATGACCCTGCACGCGGCCAAGGGGCTGGAATTTCCGGCGGTCTTTCTGCCGGGGTGGGAGGATGGCCTGTTCCCCTCGCAGCGCGCGATGGACGAATCGGGGCTGAAGGGCTTGGAGGAGGAGCGGCGGTTGGCCTATGTCGGCATCACGCGGGCCGAGACGCTGTGCACCATATCCTTTGCCGCCAACCGCCGCGTCTATGGTCAGTGGCAATCCGCCCTGCCGTCGCGGTTCATCGACGAATTGCCCGAGGAGCATGTGGACGTGCTGACCCCGCCTGGCCTGTATGGCGGCGGGTTTGGGGCTGCGGCCACCGCGATGGATCAGCGGGTGGCCAGCGCCGATGTCTACAACTCCCCCGGCTGGAAGCGGATGCAGGACCGGGCGACCTCACGCCCCGTGAACCAGCCGCGCGAGGCGCGGGGCGTGGTGATCGACATGACGGCCGTGGCGAAGTTCGCGGTCGGGGATCGCGTGTTCAACACCAAGTTCGGCTACGGCCTGGTGCAGGGGGTGGAGGGCGACAAGCTGGACGTGGCCTTTGAAAAGGCGGGGCTGAAAAAGGTCGTCGCCAGCTATGTCGTGGCGGCGGATCAGGCGGACGACGTGCCCTTCTGA
- a CDS encoding DUF2147 domain-containing protein: MIRLLALLLLASPAMADPIEGVWQTQPDRNGVTGQVRIAACGAGFCGTAVQGPHSGTQVFRDVVPEGARYSKGRIVNPETGDSYAARLILDGDRLDVGGCILAICRSAGTWLRLD; the protein is encoded by the coding sequence ATGATCCGACTTTTGGCGCTTCTGCTGCTGGCCTCTCCGGCCATGGCCGACCCGATCGAAGGGGTGTGGCAGACCCAGCCCGACCGCAACGGGGTGACGGGGCAGGTGCGGATCGCGGCCTGCGGGGCGGGGTTCTGCGGCACGGCGGTGCAGGGGCCGCACAGCGGGACGCAGGTGTTTCGGGACGTGGTGCCGGAAGGCGCGCGCTATTCCAAGGGGCGGATCGTGAACCCCGAAACAGGCGACAGCTATGCCGCGCGGCTGATCCTTGATGGGGACCGGCTGGATGTGGGGGGCTGCATCCTTGCCATCTGCCGATCCGCCGGAACGTGGCTGCGGCTGGATTAA
- the rlmB gene encoding 23S rRNA (guanosine(2251)-2'-O)-methyltransferase RlmB, with amino-acid sequence MSKKPSWVIDKERARRASAAETVWLFGIHAVRDALMNPARQKLRLVLTKNAFDRLEEAVTAAGLEPEIVDPRKFDVPIDPESVHQGAALEVKPLHWGSLAEVCAGGEGAPLVVLLDRVTDPHNVGAVLRSAEVFGARAVVAPHRHSAPETGALAKTASGALERQPYLRVQNLADAMEDLRGMGFTLLGLDGEAEATIGEALAEVGDRPVALVMGAEGPGLRDKTRETCDRLVRIPFRDSVGSLNVSNAAAIALYATAARG; translated from the coding sequence ATGAGCAAGAAACCCTCCTGGGTGATCGACAAGGAACGCGCGCGCCGGGCCTCAGCCGCGGAAACGGTGTGGCTGTTCGGCATTCACGCGGTGCGCGACGCGCTGATGAACCCGGCGCGGCAGAAGTTGCGGCTGGTCCTGACCAAGAACGCGTTCGACCGCCTGGAGGAGGCCGTGACCGCCGCCGGGCTGGAGCCGGAAATCGTCGATCCGCGCAAGTTCGACGTGCCGATCGACCCCGAATCCGTGCATCAGGGGGCTGCGCTGGAAGTGAAGCCCCTGCACTGGGGGTCGCTGGCCGAGGTTTGCGCCGGGGGCGAGGGGGCGCCGCTGGTCGTGCTGCTGGACCGTGTGACCGACCCGCACAATGTGGGCGCGGTCCTGCGCTCGGCCGAGGTGTTCGGGGCGCGGGCCGTCGTGGCTCCGCACCGTCATTCGGCGCCGGAAACCGGGGCACTGGCCAAGACGGCTTCGGGCGCGCTGGAACGGCAGCCCTATCTTCGGGTGCAGAACCTGGCGGACGCGATGGAAGACCTGCGCGGCATGGGCTTCACCCTTCTGGGGCTGGACGGCGAAGCGGAGGCGACCATCGGCGAGGCGCTGGCCGAGGTGGGGGATCGCCCCGTCGCCCTTGTCATGGGGGCGGAAGGTCCGGGCCTGCGCGACAAGACGCGCGAGACGTGCGATCGCCTTGTGCGCATCCCGTTCCGCGACAGCGTGGGATCGTTGAATGTTTCAAATGCGGCGGCCATTGCGCTTTATGCCACGGCTGCGCGGGGCTGA
- a CDS encoding CoA-binding protein: MDEDLIRSVLLSTRSVAVVGWSANPDRASHRVAAYLKNQGYRVIPVNPGQAGQMALGERVIPDLTALEEPVDMVDIFRRSDDVLPIVEQAVQVPGIRTIWMQLGIENAEARALAERHGLGVIENRCPAIEIPRLIGALSR; encoded by the coding sequence ATGGACGAAGACCTGATCCGATCCGTTCTTTTGTCCACGCGCAGCGTGGCGGTGGTCGGCTGGTCCGCCAACCCGGATCGGGCAAGCCACCGGGTGGCGGCCTATCTGAAAAATCAGGGGTATCGCGTGATCCCCGTCAATCCGGGGCAGGCGGGGCAGATGGCCTTGGGCGAACGCGTGATCCCCGATCTGACCGCGTTGGAGGAACCTGTGGACATGGTCGACATCTTCCGCCGGTCGGACGACGTTCTGCCCATCGTGGAGCAGGCCGTGCAGGTGCCGGGAATCCGAACCATCTGGATGCAGCTGGGGATCGAGAATGCGGAGGCGCGCGCGCTGGCCGAACGCCACGGGCTTGGGGTGATCGAAAACCGCTGCCCCGCGATCGAGATCCCGCGCCTTATCGGCGCGCTTTCTCGGTGA
- the hisB gene encoding imidazoleglycerol-phosphate dehydratase HisB, producing the protein MRHADITRKTAETDITLSVNLDGTGVYDVKTGVGFFDHMLDQLSRHSLIDITLRATGDTHIDDHHTVEDCGIALGQALAHALGDKRGIRRYGSFHLAMDDALVRCALDLSARPYLIWNVPFPTEKIGTFDTELVREFFQALSTHGGITLHVDMIHGINSHHIAEAAFKAVARALREAVEPDPRATGIPSTKGAL; encoded by the coding sequence ATGCGCCACGCCGACATCACCCGCAAAACCGCTGAAACCGACATCACCCTGTCCGTCAATCTGGACGGCACGGGCGTCTATGACGTGAAAACCGGCGTCGGGTTCTTCGACCATATGCTGGACCAGTTGTCGCGCCATTCGCTGATCGACATCACCCTGCGGGCCACGGGCGATACGCATATCGACGATCACCACACGGTGGAGGATTGCGGCATCGCCCTGGGTCAGGCGCTGGCACACGCCTTGGGCGACAAGCGTGGCATCCGGCGGTATGGCAGCTTTCACCTCGCGATGGACGACGCGCTGGTGCGGTGCGCGCTGGATCTGTCCGCGCGCCCCTATCTGATCTGGAACGTGCCCTTCCCGACCGAGAAGATCGGCACCTTCGACACCGAACTGGTGCGCGAATTCTTTCAGGCGCTGTCCACCCATGGCGGCATCACGCTGCATGTGGACATGATCCACGGGATCAACAGCCATCACATCGCCGAGGCGGCGTTCAAGGCCGTCGCCCGCGCCCTGCGCGAGGCGGTGGAGCCGGACCCCCGCGCGACCGGAATCCCCTCCACCAAGGGGGCGCTGTGA
- a CDS encoding Mrp/NBP35 family ATP-binding protein produces the protein MTVTREAVLAVLDGIAVPGGTLRSRDMIRALGVDGGSVRFVIEAPSAEAAQVMEPLRTAAQAAVEAMPGVTAVSVALVAPQAAPSLKIGRHPTPQAGPQPVPGVARIVVVGSGKGGVGKSTVSSNLAVALARQGRRVGLLDADIYGPSQPRMMGVSKRPGSPDGKTIIPPRAHGVTMMSLGLMVPEAEAIVWRGPMLMGAMQQLLHQVEWGELDILLIDLPPGTGDVQLTLCQKTELTGAIVVSTPQDVALLDARKALDMFKRLGTPVLGLVENMSSFVCPCCGHESHIFGQGGVQAEAARLDLPFLGALPLDLSVRLAGDSGVPVAAGEGEIARAYADLAAALVARDLA, from the coding sequence ATGACCGTTACCCGCGAGGCCGTTCTGGCCGTTCTGGATGGGATCGCCGTGCCGGGGGGCACGTTGCGGTCGCGCGACATGATCCGCGCGCTTGGGGTCGATGGGGGGTCCGTGCGATTCGTGATCGAGGCCCCGTCCGCCGAAGCCGCGCAGGTGATGGAGCCGCTGCGCACCGCCGCGCAGGCGGCGGTGGAGGCGATGCCGGGCGTCACCGCCGTCTCGGTGGCGCTGGTGGCCCCGCAGGCGGCGCCAAGCCTGAAGATCGGGCGTCACCCGACGCCGCAGGCGGGCCCGCAGCCGGTGCCGGGCGTGGCGCGGATCGTGGTCGTGGGGTCGGGCAAGGGCGGGGTGGGCAAGTCCACCGTGTCCTCGAACCTGGCCGTGGCGCTGGCGCGGCAGGGACGGCGCGTCGGCCTGCTGGACGCCGACATCTACGGGCCCTCGCAGCCGCGCATGATGGGCGTGTCCAAGCGCCCCGGATCCCCCGACGGCAAGACGATCATCCCGCCGCGGGCGCATGGCGTCACGATGATGTCGCTGGGCCTGATGGTGCCGGAGGCGGAGGCGATCGTCTGGCGCGGGCCGATGCTGATGGGCGCGATGCAGCAGCTTCTGCATCAGGTGGAGTGGGGGGAGCTGGATATCCTGCTGATCGACCTGCCGCCGGGGACGGGCGATGTGCAGCTGACCCTGTGCCAGAAGACCGAGCTGACCGGCGCGATCGTCGTGTCCACCCCGCAGGACGTGGCGCTTCTGGATGCGCGCAAGGCGCTGGACATGTTCAAGCGTCTGGGAACGCCGGTTCTGGGATTGGTGGAGAATATGTCCTCGTTCGTCTGCCCGTGCTGCGGCCACGAATCGCATATCTTCGGGCAAGGGGGCGTGCAGGCAGAGGCCGCGCGGCTGGATTTGCCGTTTCTGGGCGCGCTGCCGCTGGACCTGTCGGTGCGGCTGGCCGGGGATTCGGGCGTTCCCGTGGCGGCGGGGGAGGGCGAGATCGCCCGCGCCTATGCCGATCTGGCCGCCGCTCTGGTCGCCCGCGACCTTGCCTGA
- the hisF gene encoding imidazole glycerol phosphate synthase subunit HisF, whose translation MLKTRIIPCLDVADGRVVKGVNFVDLIDAGDPVEAARAYDAAGADELCFLDIHATHENRGTMFDLVTRTAEQCFMPLTVGGGVRTPEDVRALLLAGADKVSFNSAAVADPDVVARAADRFGSQCIVVAIDAKTVADGRWEIFTHGGRKPTGIDAVDFARTVAAKGAGEILLTSMDRDGTRAGFNLPLTRAISDAVSVPVIASGGVGTLDHLVEGVTEGGASAVLAASIFHFGTHTIGEAKAHMAAAGIPMRMS comes from the coding sequence ATGCTGAAGACCCGCATCATTCCCTGTCTGGACGTGGCCGATGGCCGCGTGGTCAAGGGCGTCAACTTCGTTGATCTGATCGACGCGGGCGATCCGGTCGAAGCCGCCCGCGCCTATGACGCCGCAGGCGCGGATGAGCTGTGTTTTCTCGACATTCACGCCACGCATGAAAACCGCGGCACGATGTTCGATCTGGTGACACGCACAGCCGAGCAGTGCTTCATGCCGCTGACCGTGGGCGGCGGCGTCCGCACGCCCGAGGATGTGCGCGCCCTGCTGCTGGCGGGGGCGGACAAGGTGTCCTTCAACTCGGCCGCCGTGGCCGATCCCGACGTGGTCGCCCGCGCGGCCGATCGGTTCGGCAGCCAGTGCATCGTGGTCGCCATCGACGCCAAGACCGTGGCCGATGGACGGTGGGAGATTTTCACCCATGGCGGGCGCAAACCGACCGGCATCGACGCCGTGGACTTTGCGCGCACCGTCGCCGCCAAGGGGGCGGGAGAGATCCTCCTCACCTCCATGGACCGCGACGGCACGCGCGCCGGGTTCAACCTGCCGCTGACCCGCGCGATTTCTGATGCGGTGAGCGTTCCCGTCATCGCCTCGGGCGGGGTGGGCACGCTGGACCATCTGGTGGAAGGTGTGACGGAGGGCGGCGCATCCGCCGTGCTGGCCGCGTCGATCTTCCATTTCGGCACCCACACCATCGGCGAGGCCAAGGCCCATATGGCCGCCGCCGGCATTCCCATGAGGATGTCATGA
- the mraZ gene encoding division/cell wall cluster transcriptional repressor MraZ produces MAEAFRGEFNQKVDAKARALIPVAFRRVLDAGDPAEGQRTRFIMVYGDERRKFVECYTMAEMARLEEAIASLPRGSVERRVLERNFITLSVTVEIDDDGRIVLPTRVREKLGMAADEIKGSVEAVFAGALDTFQIWKRDAFEANLAAQEAEDMALLADGRDMLTLLPPKE; encoded by the coding sequence GTGGCAGAGGCGTTCAGAGGCGAGTTCAACCAGAAGGTTGACGCAAAGGCGCGGGCGCTGATCCCCGTGGCCTTTCGCCGTGTTCTGGACGCGGGCGATCCCGCCGAAGGCCAACGCACCCGTTTCATCATGGTCTATGGCGACGAACGTCGCAAATTCGTCGAATGCTACACCATGGCCGAAATGGCCCGCCTGGAAGAGGCCATCGCCAGCCTGCCGCGCGGCAGCGTCGAACGCCGCGTGCTGGAGCGGAACTTCATCACCCTGTCCGTCACGGTCGAGATCGACGACGATGGCCGCATCGTCCTGCCCACCCGGGTGCGGGAAAAGCTTGGCATGGCGGCGGATGAGATCAAGGGTTCGGTGGAGGCGGTGTTCGCCGGCGCACTCGACACGTTCCAGATCTGGAAACGCGACGCGTTCGAGGCCAATCTGGCGGCCCAGGAGGCCGAGGACATGGCCCTGCTGGCCGATGGCCGCGACATGCTGACCCTGCTGCCCCCGAAGGAGTGA
- the rsmH gene encoding 16S rRNA (cytosine(1402)-N(4))-methyltransferase RsmH, with protein MEATPHIPVLLKPLLEAVAPVRGVWLDGTFGAGGYARGLLDAGADHVIGVDRDPLAVEMAARQDWGDRLTLVQGTFSELDRHAGRPLDGVVLDLGVSSMQLDMAERGFSFLRDGPLDMRMGADGPSAADLVNTLDDAALADILYHYGEERASRRIAGAIVRARKTAPIRTTLALAEIVAACLPRPKPGQSHPATRSFQALRIAVNAEFSQLVQGLEAAERALAPDGQLAVVTFHSLEDRIVKRFMQSRAKTEGGGSRYAPAQVVDAPRFTLVTKRAVGPDDEELALNPRSRSAKLRVARRTDAPAGTVDPDALAVPRLPTKGGR; from the coding sequence ATGGAGGCCACCCCCCATATTCCCGTCCTGCTGAAACCGCTGCTTGAGGCGGTGGCCCCGGTGCGCGGCGTCTGGTTGGACGGCACGTTCGGCGCGGGCGGATACGCGCGCGGTCTGCTGGATGCGGGCGCCGATCACGTCATCGGCGTCGATCGCGATCCCTTGGCGGTGGAGATGGCCGCCCGGCAGGATTGGGGCGACCGTCTGACGCTGGTGCAGGGGACCTTCTCCGAGCTCGACCGTCATGCGGGGCGGCCTCTGGACGGTGTCGTGCTGGATCTGGGCGTATCCTCGATGCAGCTGGACATGGCCGAACGCGGGTTTTCCTTCCTGCGCGACGGGCCCTTGGACATGCGGATGGGGGCGGACGGCCCCTCCGCCGCCGATCTGGTGAACACGCTGGACGATGCGGCGCTGGCCGACATCCTGTATCATTACGGCGAAGAGCGTGCCTCGCGCCGCATCGCGGGGGCGATCGTGCGCGCCCGCAAGACCGCGCCGATCCGCACCACGCTGGCCCTGGCCGAGATTGTCGCCGCCTGCCTGCCGCGTCCGAAGCCGGGGCAGAGCCATCCCGCCACCCGCAGCTTTCAGGCCCTCCGCATCGCCGTGAACGCCGAGTTCTCTCAGCTTGTGCAAGGGTTGGAGGCGGCGGAACGCGCGCTGGCCCCGGATGGGCAGCTGGCCGTCGTCACCTTCCATTCGCTGGAGGATCGGATCGTCAAGCGGTTCATGCAGTCCCGCGCGAAGACCGAAGGCGGCGGCAGCCGCTATGCCCCCGCGCAGGTGGTGGACGCCCCGCGCTTCACGCTGGTGACCAAGCGCGCGGTCGGCCCCGATGACGAGGAACTGGCGCTGAACCCCCGGTCACGGTCGGCCAAGCTGCGCGTGGCGCGGCGCACCGACGCGCCCGCGGGCACGGTCGATCCCGATGCGCTGGCCGTGCCGCGCCTGCCCACCAAGGGCGGGCGCTGA
- a CDS encoding phosphoribosyl-ATP diphosphatase yields MTALTRLDATIQGRKGADPDTSWTAKLLAKGPEKCAEKFGEEAVEAIIEAVKGDRDRLTSEAADVLYHLLVMLAARDVTLDDVLAELERREGTSGITEKARR; encoded by the coding sequence ATGACCGCGCTGACCCGCCTTGATGCCACGATCCAGGGCCGCAAGGGGGCCGATCCCGACACGTCCTGGACCGCGAAGCTGCTGGCCAAAGGCCCCGAAAAATGCGCCGAGAAGTTCGGCGAGGAGGCGGTGGAAGCGATCATCGAAGCGGTGAAGGGCGACCGCGACCGGCTGACCTCCGAGGCCGCCGATGTTCTCTATCACCTGCTGGTGATGCTGGCCGCGCGGGACGTGACGCTGGACGACGTGCTGGCGGAACTGGAACGGCGCGAAGGCACCTCCGGCATCACCGAGAAAGCGCGCCGATAA
- the hisA gene encoding 1-(5-phosphoribosyl)-5-[(5-phosphoribosylamino)methylideneamino]imidazole-4-carboxamide isomerase → MILYPAIDLKDGQCVRLLRGEMEEATVFGDDPAAQALAFQEAGCEWIHLVDLNGAFAGHPVNADAVEAILSRVTVPCQLGGGIRDMDTIAMWIEKGLSRVILGTVAVENPALVREAALVFPDRIAVGIDARQGRVATKGWATETDVMATDLAKSFEDAGVCAIIYTDIDRDGAMAGPNIEATEALARAVSIPVIASGGVSRMGDLTALRDTGVIAGAISGRALYDGAIDLAAALAALKC, encoded by the coding sequence ATGATCCTCTATCCCGCCATCGACCTCAAGGACGGTCAATGCGTCCGCCTGCTGCGCGGAGAGATGGAGGAAGCGACCGTCTTCGGCGACGATCCGGCGGCGCAGGCGCTGGCCTTTCAGGAGGCGGGATGCGAATGGATCCACCTTGTCGATCTGAACGGCGCCTTTGCCGGCCATCCGGTGAACGCGGACGCGGTGGAGGCGATCCTGTCCCGCGTGACCGTTCCCTGCCAGCTGGGCGGCGGCATCCGTGACATGGACACCATCGCCATGTGGATCGAAAAGGGCCTGTCGCGCGTGATCCTCGGGACCGTCGCGGTGGAAAACCCCGCGCTGGTGCGCGAGGCCGCGCTGGTGTTTCCCGACCGCATCGCCGTGGGAATCGATGCCCGTCAGGGCCGCGTGGCCACGAAAGGCTGGGCGACCGAAACCGACGTCATGGCAACCGACCTTGCCAAATCCTTCGAGGACGCGGGCGTCTGCGCCATCATCTATACCGACATCGACCGCGACGGCGCGATGGCCGGCCCGAACATCGAGGCGACCGAAGCCTTGGCCCGCGCGGTGTCGATCCCCGTCATCGCCTCGGGCGGGGTGTCGCGGATGGGCGATCTGACGGCCCTGCGCGACACCGGCGTCATCGCGGGCGCAATTTCGGGCCGGGCGCTCTATGACGGCGCGATCGACCTTGCGGCAGCCTTGGCGGCCCTGAAATGCTGA
- the hisH gene encoding imidazole glycerol phosphate synthase subunit HisH: MLTVLVDYDSGNLHSAEKAFQRMAADVGGTVIVTDRPEDVARADRIVLPGDGAFPACRRALGERGGLFEAIEEAVTARARPFLGICVGMQMMATWGREYDDTRGFGWIGGEVARITPDDAALKVPHMGWNDLVIDHPHPVLEGISSGDHAYFVHSYHFRVADQAERLAHVDYGTPVTAIIGRDNMVGTQFHPEKSQATGLRLIANFLRWRP, from the coding sequence ATGCTGACGGTTCTGGTCGATTACGACAGCGGAAACCTGCATTCAGCGGAAAAGGCGTTCCAGCGGATGGCGGCGGATGTGGGCGGGACGGTGATCGTCACCGACCGGCCCGAGGATGTCGCCCGCGCTGACCGTATCGTCCTGCCGGGCGACGGGGCGTTTCCGGCCTGCCGCCGCGCGCTTGGCGAACGCGGCGGCCTGTTCGAAGCGATCGAGGAGGCGGTGACCGCCCGCGCCCGCCCCTTTCTGGGCATCTGCGTGGGGATGCAGATGATGGCGACCTGGGGCCGCGAATACGACGACACCCGCGGCTTCGGCTGGATTGGGGGCGAGGTTGCGCGCATTACGCCCGACGACGCCGCGCTGAAGGTGCCGCATATGGGCTGGAACGATCTGGTGATCGATCATCCGCATCCGGTGCTGGAAGGGATCTCCTCCGGCGATCACGCCTATTTCGTTCATTCCTACCACTTCCGCGTCGCCGATCAGGCCGAACGGCTGGCGCATGTGGATTATGGCACGCCCGTGACGGCGATCATCGGGCGGGACAACATGGTGGGGACGCAGTTCCACCCGGAGAAATCGCAAGCCACCGGCCTGCGCCTGATCGCGAACTTCCTGCGCTGGCGCCCTTAA
- a CDS encoding DUF1127 domain-containing protein, with translation MAQAVYGVENAGVRVEGGFLSMIKTALHRRAVYRQTVAELNALSTRDLADLGMSRSSIREVAFQAAYSK, from the coding sequence ATGGCACAAGCAGTTTATGGCGTTGAAAATGCTGGCGTTCGCGTTGAAGGCGGGTTCCTGTCCATGATCAAGACCGCGCTGCACCGTCGCGCCGTCTATCGTCAGACGGTGGCCGAGCTGAACGCCCTCTCCACGCGCGATCTTGCCGATCTGGGAATGTCCCGGTCGAGCATCCGTGAAGTGGCATTTCAGGCCGCTTATAGTAAGTAA